A window from Camelus dromedarius isolate mCamDro1 chromosome 9, mCamDro1.pat, whole genome shotgun sequence encodes these proteins:
- the ATP1A1 gene encoding sodium/potassium-transporting ATPase subunit alpha-1: MGKGVGRDKYEPAAVSEHGDKKKAKKERDMDELKKEVSMDDHKLSLDELHRKYGTDLSRGLTTARAAEILARDGPNALTPPPTTPEWVKFCRQLFGGFSMLLWIGAILCFLAYGIQAATEEEPQNDNLYLGVVLSAVVIITGCFSYYQEAKSSKIMESFKNMVPQQALVIRNGEKMSINAEDVVVGDLVEVKGGDRIPADLRIISANGCKVDNSSLTGESEPQTRSPDFTNENPLETRNIAFFSTNCVEGTARGIVVYTGDRTVMGRIATLASGLEGGQTPIAAEIEHFIHIITGVAVFLGVTFFILSLILEYTWLEAVIFLIGIIVANVPEGLLATVTVCLTLTAKRMARKNCLVKNLEAVETLGSTSTICSDKTGTLTQNRMTVAHMWFDNQIHEADTTENQSGVSFDKTSATWLALSRIAGLCNRAVFQANQENLPILKRAVAGDASESALLKCIELCCGSVKEMRERYAKIVEIPFNSTNKYQLSIHKNLNTAEPRHLLVMKGAPERILDRCSSILIHGKEQPLDEELKDAFQNAYLELGGLGERVLGFCHLLLPDEQFPEGFQFDTDDVNFPLDNLCFVGLISMIDPPRAAVPDAVGKCRSAGIKVIMVTGDHPITAKAIAKGVGIISEGNETVEDIAARLNIPVSQVNPRDAKACVVHGSDLKDMTSEQLDDILKYHTEIVFARTSPQQKLIIVEGCQRQGAIVAVTGDGVNDSPALKKADIGVAMGIAGSDVSKQAADMILLDDNFASIVTGVEEGRLIFDNLKKSIAYTLTSNIPEITPFLIFIIANIPLPLGTVTILCIDLGTDMVPAISLAYEQAESDIMKRQPRNPKTDKLVNERLISMAYGQIGMIQALGGFFTYFVILAENGFLPIHLLGIRVDWDDRWVNDVEDSYGQQWTYEQRKIVEFTCHTAFFVSIVVVQWADLVICKTRRNSVFQQGMKNKILIFGLFEETALAAFLSYCPGMGVALRMYPLKPTWWFCAFPYSLLIFVYDEVRKLIIRRRPGGWVEKETYY; this comes from the exons GTTGGACGCGATAAATATGAACCCGCTGCCGTTTCAGAGCATGGCGACAAAAAGAAGGCCAAGAAAGAGAGGGATATGGATGAGCTGAAGAAGGAAGTTTCCATG GATGACCATAAACTTAGCCTTGATGAGCTTCATCGCAAATACGGGACAGACTTGAGCCGG GGCTTAACAACCGCTCGAGCTGCTGAGATTCTGGCCCGCGACGGCCCCAACGCCCTCACTCCCCCTCCCACAACTCCCGAATGGGTCAAGTTCTGTCGACAGCTGTTCGGGGGGTTCTCAATGTTACTGTGGATTGGAGCAATTCTTTGTTTCCTGGCCTATGGCATCCAAGCTGCTACAGAAGAGGAGCCTCAGAATGATAAT CTGTATCTCGGTGTGGTGCTGTCAGCTGTCGTCATCATAACTGGGTGTTTCTCCTACTATCAAGAAGCTAAGAGCTCAAAGATCATGGAGTCCTTCAAAAACATGGTTCCTCAG CAAGCCCTCGTGATTCGAAATGGTGAAAAAATGAGCATAAACGCAGAGGACGTTGTAGTGGGGGATCTGGTGGAAGTGAAAGGAGGGGATCGAATCCCTGCTGATCTCAGAATCATATCTGCAAACGGCTGCAAG GTGGACAACTCCTCACTCACGGGTGAATCAGAGCCACAGACTAGGTCTCCGGATTTCACCAATGAAAACCCCCTGGAGACAAGGAACATTGCCTTTTTTTCAACCAACTGCGTGGAAG GCACCGCACGTGGCATTGTCGTGTACACTGGGGATCGCACCGTGATGGGCAGAATCGCCACGCTGGCTTCTGGACTGGAAGGAGGCCAGACTCCCATCGCTGCGGAAATTGAGCACTTTATCCATATCATCACGGGCGTGGCCGTGTTCCTGGGCGTGACCTTCTTCATCCTTTCTCTGATCCTGGAGTACACCTGGCTTGAGGCCGTCATCTTCCTCATCGGTATCATTGTAGCCAATGTGCCCGAAGGTTTGCTGGCCACTGTCACG GTGTGCCTGACGCTGACCGCCAAGCGCATGGCCAGGAAGAACTGCTTAGTGAAGAACTTGGAGGCCGTGGAAACCCTGGGCTCCACGTCCACCATCTGCTCAGACAAAACCGGAACTCTGACCCAAAACCGGATGACGGTGGCCCACATGTGGTTCGACAATCAAATCCATGAAGCCGACACAACGGAGAATCAGAGTG GTGTCTCGTTCGACAAGACCTCGGCCACCTGGCTCGCTCTGTCCAGAATTGCAGGTCTGTGTAACAGGGCGGTGTTTCAGGCTAACCAGGAGAACCTCCCTATCCTGAAG CGGGCAGTCGCAGGCGATGCCTCTGAGTCCGCACTCTTGAAGTGCATTGAGCTGTGCTGTGGATCTGTGAAGGAGATGAGAGAAAGATACGCCAAAATCGTTGAGATACCCTTCAACTCCACAAATAAGTACCAG TTGTCCATTCATAAGAACCTCAACACAGCTGAGCCCCGGCACCTGCTGGTGATGAAAGGTGCTCCGGAAAGGATCTTGGACCGCTGCAGCTCCATCCTCATCCACGGCAAGGAGCAGCCCCTGGATGAGGAGCTGAAAGACGCCTTCCAGAATGCCTACCTGGAGCTGGGCGGCCTTGGAGAGCGAGTTCTGG GTTTCTGCCACCTTCTCCTGCCAGACGAACAGTTTCCCGAAGGGTTCCAGTTTGACACCGACGATGTGAATTTCCCTCTTGATAACCTCTGCTTCGTGGGGCTCATCTCCATGATTGACCCGCCGAGGGCTGCTGTCCCTGACGCCGTGGGCAAGTGCCGAAGCGCCGGAATCAAG GTCATCATGGTCACTGGAGACCATCCCATCACAGCCAAAGCCATTGCCAAAGGTGTGGGCATCATCTCAGAAGGCAATGAGACCGTGGAAGACATTGCTGCCCGCCTCAACATCCCAGTGAGCCAGGTGAACCCCAG GGATGCCAAGGCCTGCGTGGTACATGGAAGCGATCTGAAGGACATGACTTCTGAGCAGCTGGATGACATTCTGAAGTACCACACCGAGATCGTGTTCGCCAGGACCTCTCCACAGCAGAAGCTTATCATTGTGGAAGGCTGCCAGAGACAG GGCGCTATCGTGGCCGTCACTGGCGACGGGGTCAACGACTCTCCAGCTCTGAAGAAGGCGGACATTGGGGTGGCCATGGGGATCGCTGGCTCTGATGTGTCTAAGCAGGCTGCCGACATGATTCTCCTGGACGACAACTTTGCCTCAATTGTGACTGGAGTAGAGGAAG GTCGTCTGATCTTTGATAACTTGAAGAAATCCATTGCCTACACCCTCACCAGTAACATTCCAGAGATCACCCCCTTCCTGATATTTATTATTGCAAACATTCCACTACCCCTGGGGACTGTTACCATCCTCTGCATTGACTTGGGCACGGACATG gtCCCTGCCATCTCCCTGGCTTATGAACAAGCAGAAAGTGACATTATGAAGAGACAGCCCAGAAACCCCAAAACTGACAAACTCGTGAACGAGCGGCTGATCAGCATGGCCTACGGACAGATCG GTATGATCCAGGCCCTGGGGGGCTTCTTCACTTACTTTGTGATTCTGGCCGAGAACGGCTTCCTCCCAATTCACCTGCTGGGCATCCGAGTGGACTGGGATGACCGCTGGGTCAACGACGTGGAGGACAGCTACGGGCAGCAGTGG ACCTACGAGCAGAGGAAAATCGTGGAGTTCACCTGCCACACGGCCTTCTTCGTCAGTATCGTGGTGGTGCAGTGGGCCGACCTGGTCATCTGCAAGACCAGGAGGAACTCGGTCTTCCAGCAGGGGATGAA GAACAAGATCTTAATATTTGGCCTCTTCGAAGAAACGGCCCTGGCTGCCTTCCTTTCCTACTGCCCTGGAATGGGGGTGGCCCTGAGGATGTATCCCCTCAA ACCTACCTGGTGGTTCTGTGCCTTCCCCTACTCTCTCCTCATCTTCGTGTATGATGAAGTCAGAAAACTCATCATCAGGCGACGCCCTGGCG GCTGGGTGGAGAAGGAAACCTACTACTAG